GCCGTTCTGCTCCGCTTCGGCCTCGGCTGCGGCAACGACCCGCTTGACGTCATCGAGGCTGAGGATGTTTTTGTTGTACATGCTTCTTCCCGAGCACCGAGCCCTCATTCCAGGTGCGCGTGCCATTTTATGCCACATGAAAGTGCGGGACGATCTCCCAGTGCCGCAGAGCTCGGCTTTCGGCCGGGAGTGAGACGCAACCGGATCACGGCGGCCCGGGGTCTTCGATGGCTACGGAGCGCTTGGACCTCTAATAATGTTATGGGCCGCGGCGCTTAGATATCCGGCTGCACGATGAGGGTCTCGGTGCCGAGGCTCGTCTCGATGCGCCGGGCGCCCGCTTCGGCCTCCGCGCGAGTGACGTACGGGCCGGCCACGACCCGGTGGTAACCGCTGTTGGCGACCGGCCGGGCCGGGATCGGGGGGCCCATATGCCCGAGCATACGCGACACGCGGTGCGCGGCGTCGGGGCTTCGGTAGCTCCCGGCCTGGACATACCACTGGCCGTCGCCGGCGGGCGCGACATCGGCCTCTGCCGCGGCCGGGGCCTCTCGGGCCGAGACGGGCAAGGACGCGACCAGGTCTTCGATCGTGGGTTGTCCCGGTTCGACGGGGACCGGGAAGCCGCGCCCCAGCTTGGCGATGGACTCCGCACGGACCCAATCAATGCGCTTGCCACCCGCGTTACCGACGGCCTTCGCGAGCACGTGCTGTAGGGCATCCGGGGCGACCTTGGTACCGTCCAGCGGTGCATGGACCTCGAGGTGCAGGACGCCGTCATCCCAGGCGGCCAGATAAGGCTGGTCCACGATCCGCACTGGGGTGCCGACCGCGACCTTCTCGAAGAGCGGCTCGATGTCCTCGGGGAAGAGTTGAATGCAGCCGTGGCTGACCCGCATGCCTATCCCGCCGGGTTTGTTGGTGCCATGGATGAGGTAGCCCGGCACGGCCAGCCGCAGGGCATGGCGCCCGAGGGGGTTGTCGGGTCCTGGAGGTACGACCGCCGGCAGTGGATCGCCCGCCGCCGCGTGTTCGCGCCGGATCGATTCGGGCACGCGCCAGGTGGGGTTGGCGGCCCTTTCGGTCACCCGGGTCATTCCCATAGGGGTCGGCCATTCCTCGCGCCCGATCCCGATCGGGTGGGTGATGACGACTCGCGATTCGCCCGGACCGGGCTTGGGGTAGTAGAACAGCCGCAGCGCCGCCAGGTTGAGTACGATGCCCTCGCGCGGGGCGCGAGGGAGGATGTATCGGGTGGGAAGCAGGATGCGGGCGCCCGGCCGTGGCAGCCAGGGATCGACGGCGGGGTTGGCGGCCCGGATCTCTTCATAACCGAGGTCGTAGCGGCGCGCGATATCGACGAGGGTATCTTCCTCGCCGGCGGAAATGACATACAGTGCGCCGACCATGCCGGTGTCCTCCGACAAGGCGAAGGTATCGGTGCGCGGCGCGGGATCGGCCAGTACCACCGGTTCGTCCTCGTGCGCCAGCAAGGGTGGGCGTGGTGCGACGCGCTCGCCCCCCAGCCATTCGTCGACCTGGACCGGTGGGAGCCCCTGGCATCCGCTCAAACCGGAAACCAGTAGAATGAGCCCGGCGATGTGGGCCCGACAGAGCGCTGCCGATTGCGATGTGTTCATGCGACCCCCGCCACGCGCCGCAACACGGGGTGGCTTGATGTTTATTGTAACCTATATCGCTAAGTGATTGGGAGATCTAGGCAAAGTGTTCGAGTTGATCAAGGCGGGCGGATGGGTGATGGTGCCGATTATCCTGTGCTCCGTGGTGGCGTTCGCGATCGTGCTGGAGCGCCTGTGGAGCCTCCAAACCAGGCGCGTGGCGCCGCCGAACCTGGTGGCCCAGGTGTGGCAGTGGTTCAAGAACGGCCACCTGGATCACAAGCGCATCCAGCAACTGCGCGCCGGCTCGCCGCTCGGGCGTATCCTGGCCGCGGGGATCGCCAGCCACAACCGCACGCTCATGAAGGAGGACATCGAAGACGTGGGTCGCCACGTCGTCCATGAGCTTGAGCGCTATCTCAATACCTTGGGGACCATTGCGGCGGTGAGCCCCTTGCTGGGGCTGCTCGGTACCGTGACCGGGATGATCCGGGCCTTCTCGGCCATGAGCTCCCAGGGGGTCAGCGATCCGGCCGTGGTGTCGGGGGGCATCGCCGAGGCGCTCATCACCA
This sequence is a window from Pseudomonadota bacterium. Protein-coding genes within it:
- a CDS encoding L,D-transpeptidase family protein, which translates into the protein MNTSQSAALCRAHIAGLILLVSGLSGCQGLPPVQVDEWLGGERVAPRPPLLAHEDEPVVLADPAPRTDTFALSEDTGMVGALYVISAGEEDTLVDIARRYDLGYEEIRAANPAVDPWLPRPGARILLPTRYILPRAPREGIVLNLAALRLFYYPKPGPGESRVVITHPIGIGREEWPTPMGMTRVTERAANPTWRVPESIRREHAAAGDPLPAVVPPGPDNPLGRHALRLAVPGYLIHGTNKPGGIGMRVSHGCIQLFPEDIEPLFEKVAVGTPVRIVDQPYLAAWDDGVLHLEVHAPLDGTKVAPDALQHVLAKAVGNAGGKRIDWVRAESIAKLGRGFPVPVEPGQPTIEDLVASLPVSAREAPAAAEADVAPAGDGQWYVQAGSYRSPDAAHRVSRMLGHMGPPIPARPVANSGYHRVVAGPYVTRAEAEAGARRIETSLGTETLIVQPDI
- a CDS encoding MotA/TolQ/ExbB proton channel family protein, with the translated sequence MFELIKAGGWVMVPIILCSVVAFAIVLERLWSLQTRRVAPPNLVAQVWQWFKNGHLDHKRIQQLRAGSPLGRILAAGIASHNRTLMKEDIEDVGRHVVHELERYLNTLGTIAAVSPLLGLLGTVTGMIRAFSAMSSQGVSDPAVVSGGIAEALITTAAGLMVAIPALMAHRYLRGRIDSLVIAMEQEAFRLVEVIHGERDDEAVSPARAVR